A single Lactuca sativa cultivar Salinas chromosome 8, Lsat_Salinas_v11, whole genome shotgun sequence DNA region contains:
- the LOC111911315 gene encoding receptor-like protein EIX1 has translation MAHVESTPVVVRWFVVAPVADLEAHHDRCHGEYNRSRIPEFIGSFKELRYLNLSHASFQGIIPPHIGNLSNLKVLDLSLNVELMSDDMSWTFGLPSLEHLDLSWVDLGGAKNMDMVLYNLPSLKELSLHGCGLSNVHLVPFFNSSRILANIKHLDLGFNSFKGPLPGFFRNMTSLAFLDLSEFDLSLAWNFANVLNMIPSLSELHLSLCGLDKTFLSSAHFNISMLSNIQHLDLSWNSIEGIFPSVFSNMSSLRVLDLSGNMLHSSVPIMPDLLELDLSVNHFKNIEDVGIWRQCYLKQLFASRNPFEIERIDPPQNVSECSQYALEWLDLSGCLNVTIPKAFGRLTNLRVLSLWNSSLTGPIPESLGRLRYLEELYLSDNRLTGPIPTFLGNLSRLDLSYNQLNGSIPESFGNLAALESLYLQSNHLTGPIPTSLGRLVSLQECWLSSNLLNGTIPVSIGQLAKLNELDISDNSLEGVVSEAHFANLSMLEHLDASSNTKLAFNVSREWIPPFQLYHLNLSSCNLTNGLPQWLRNQFLLSELVLSNASISGPLPRWLGKMPNRLTGKIPKCLQNLQGLCAMILSSNLLSGVIPSYIALSHSSLHWLKLNDNNFTGELPRELGNLRHLRVLDVGDNQLFRKIPHWIGENLTSLIVLRLHKNNFTGEIPESLCKMSKLQILDVAYNNLTGIIPHCLRELNAMVNGAEKWYDSYSWADSNENVIQVMKGVDLEYTRILDIVYNMDLSSNKLVGEIPIEITALSMLVGLNLSNNHLSGNIPDTIGNLTALFSLDFSNNELTGMIPPSMADLTFLSHLNLSHNNLWGRIPTGHQLQTLTDDPSIYAGNRDLCGPPLPNNCSDHQDPTTTAKPKKKHKAADKSIKVWWFYLDIMSGFATGFWGVIVVLLFKKHWRRRLFMFVEKSMDKIYVAVMVKVAKIKRRREAV, from the exons ATGGCTCATG TGGAGAGTACTCCGGTTGTGGTGAGGTGGTTCGTGGTTGCTCCGGTGGCTGATCTGGAAGCTCACCATGATCGTTGTCATGGAGAGTATAACAGAAG CCGGATCCCTGAGTTCATTGGTTCCTTCAAAGAGCTAAGATATCTCAATCTCTCTCATGCTAGTTTTCAAGGTATTATTCCTCCTCACATTGGAAATCTTTCTAATTTAAAGGTTTTGGATCTCAGTTTGAATGTTGAGCTGATGTCGGATGATATGTCGTGGACTTTTGGCCTTCCATCACTCGAGCATCTCGATTTGAGTTGGGTGGATCTTGGCGGAGCAAAGAACATGGACATGGTGCTTTACAATCTTCCTTCGTTAAAAGAGTTAAGTTTGCATGGTTGTGGACTTTCCAATGTCCATCTTGTTCCTTTTTTTAATTCGAGTAGAATTCTTGCCAACATAAAACACCTTGATCTTGGCTTCAATTCTTTCAAAGGCCCACTCCCTGGATTTTTccgaaacatgacatccctagCATTCCTAGATCTTTCTGAATTTGATCTTAGTTTGGCATGGAACTTTGCAAACGTGCTAAACATGATCCCTTCTTTATCAGAGCTGCATTTGTCACTTTGTGGGCTTGATAAGACTTTTCTATCTTCCGCTCATTTTAATATCAGTATGCTTTCTAACATCCAACACCTGGATCTTAGCTGGAATTCAATTGAAGGCATATTTCCATCTGTTTTCAGTAACATGAgttccttaagagtccttgatcTCTCAGGAAACATGCTGCATTCTTCGGTTCCAATTATGCCTGACCTTCTAGAGCTTGATCTTTCTGTTAACCATTTTAAGAATATTGAGGATGTTGGAATCTGGAGACAGTGTTACCTGAAACAGTTGTTTGCATCGAGGAATCCTTTTGAAATAGAAAGGATTGACCCACCGCAAAACGTTTCAGAATGCTCCCAATATGCTTTGGAGTGGTTGGATTTAAGTGGGTGTTTGAATGTTAcaattccaaaagcatttggaaGACTAACCAATTTGAGAGTCTTAAGTCTATGGAATAGCAGTTTGACAGGTCCAATCCCCGAATCTCTAGGAAGATTAAGATATTTAGAAGAATTATATTTATCTGATAACCGGTTAACCGGTCCCATTCCTACATTCCTTGGGAATCTTTCCAGACTTGACCTTTCTTATAACCAATTGAATGGTTCAATTCCAGAATCCTTTGGAAATCTTGCAGCTTTAGAATCTTTGTATCTACAATCCAATCACTTAACGGGCCCCATCCCAACATCTCTAGGAAGACTTGTTTCATTACAAGAATGTTGGCTTTCTTCAAATTTGTTAAATGGGACTATTCCGGTTTCAATTGGGCAACTTGCCAAACTCAATGAGTTAGATATCTCAGACAATTCCTTAGAAGGAGTAGTTTCCGAAGCCCATTTTGCTAACCTTTCGATGTTGGAGCACTTGGATGCTTCTTCTAACaccaagttggcattcaatgtcTCACGTGAGTGGATACCTCCATTCCAGTTGTATCATCTTAATCTCAGTTCCTGCAATCTCACAAATGGATTGCCACAGTGGCTACGGAATCAGTTCTTGCTCTCTGAGTTAGTGTTGTCGAATGCTTCAATTTCGGGACCTCTGCCCAGATGGTTGGGGAAGATGCCT AATAGGTTAACAGGGAAAATTCCCAAGTGTCTCCAGAATCTGCAAGGGTTGTGTGCCATGATCCTTAGCTCAAATTTACTTTCAGGTGTCATTCCAAGCTATATAGCACTTAGTCATTCATCATTGCATTGGTTAAAATTAAATGACAACAACTTTACTGGTGAACTTCCTCGAGAGTTGGGGAATTTAAGACATTTAAGAGTCCTAGATGTGGGTGATAATCAATTGTTTAGAAAGATACCCCACTGGATTGGAGAAAACCTGACAAGTTTGATTGTTTTAAGATTACACAAGAATAACTTTACCGGGGAAATTCCTGAATCTTTATGCAAAATGTCAAAACTTCAAATTTTGGATGTTGCATACAACAACTTAACGGGTATCATCCCTCATTGCCTAAGAGAGTTGAATGCAATGGTTAATGGTGCAGAAAAGTGGTATGACAGTTATAGCTGGGCTGATTCTAATGAGAATGTGATTCAGGTTATGAAAGGTGTTGATCTTGAATATACAAGAATTTTGGATATAGTTTATAACATGGACCTTTCAAGCAATAAGCTTGTAGGAGAAATACCTATAGAGATAACTGCACTTTCTATGTTGGTGGGTCTcaatttgtctaataatcatctcAGTGGGAATATTCCAGACACCATTGGAAACTTGACGGCATTATTTTCTCTTGATTTCTCAAACAATGAGTTGACCGGGATGATCCCTCCAAGCATGGCAGATTTGACTTTTTTGAGTCATTTGAATCTGTCACACAACAACTTGTGGGGAAGAATTCCAACAGGCCATCAGTTGCAGACCCTTACTGATGATCCATCAATATATGCTGGGAACAGAGATCTTTGTGGACCTCCATTGCCAAACAATTGCTCAGATCAT
- the LOC128127935 gene encoding receptor-like protein EIX1, which translates to MGDPWGLGFHLIFICVFLFATKYTCLGVGNVTVVCSQKERLALLRFKGSVIEDRYGMLSSWVGKDCCQWERIHCDSLTGTVDSLNLRGDYYFGEGESYLVSYEVNSSLAELRHLKYLDLSQNDFGGSRFPEFIGSFKQLMYLNLSAAGFQGIIPPHIGNLSNLKVLDLSWNDELMSDDMSWTFGVTSLEHLDLSDVDLGGAKNMGMVLYNLPSLKELSLRGCGLSNVHLGPFLNSSRILANIKHLDLGSNSFKGPLPGFFRNMTSLEFLDLSGFSLSLAWNFANLLNMIPSSLSELHFSSCWLDNKTFLSSAHFNISMLSNIQHLDLSRNSIEGIFPSVFSNMSSLRVLDLSGNMLHSSVPIMANLLELDLSVNQFKNIEDVGIWRQCHLKQLFALRNPFEIERIDPPQNVSECSQYALEWLDLSGCLNGTIPEAFGRLTNLRHLDLSMSSLTGPIPESLGRLRYLEELYLSHNRLTGPIPTFLGNLSRLDLSYNQLNGSIPESFGNLAALESLYLQSNHLTGPIPASLGRLVSLQEIRMSSNLLNGTIPVSIGQLAELSLLDISDNSLEGVVSEAHFANLAMLSALDASSNTKLTFNVSCEWIPPFQLRFLYLGSCNIANGFPQWLRNQRELSELVLSNASISGPLPTWLRKMPVIAFLDLSHNKLSGPLKNLPEIEWELILANNIFNESIPRSLCRWTNLKYLDLSRNRLTGKIPKCLQNLLWLETMRFGSNLLSGVIPSYIANNHSSLYWLTLNGNNFIGELPRELGNLRALRVLDVGDNQLFGNIPHWIGEKLTDLMVLRLHGNKFTGEIPESLCKMSKLQILDVAHNNFTGIIPHCLRELSAMVKGAEQRYNDTLDPNENVIQVMKGVDLEYTKTWDIVFNMDLSSNKLVGEIPVNLTALSMLIGLNLSNNHLSGMIPENIGNMTRLESLDLSGNKLTGMIPPSMAALTFLSHLNLSHNNLSGRIPTGHQLQTLIYDPSIYAGNEDLCGPPLPNNCSDHQDPTTTAKPKKKHKAADKSIKVWWFYLDIMSGFATGFWGVIGVLLLKKHWRHKIFMFADETVDKIYVAIVVRVAKMKRGQEAT; encoded by the coding sequence ATGGGGGATCCGTGGGGTTTGGGGTTCCATCTCATTTTCATATGTGTTTTTTTGTTTGCAACCAAATATACTTGTTTGGGTGTTGGAAATGTCACTGTTGTTTGCTCCCAGAAAGAACGACTTGCTCTTCTCAGGTTCAAAGGGAGTGTCATCGAAGATCGTTACGGAATGTTGTCTTCATGGGTGGGTAAGGATTGTTGCCAGTGGGAAAGAATCCACTGTGACAGTCTCACTGGAACCGTTGACAGCCTCAATCTCAGAGGAGATTACTATTTTGGTGAAGGAGAAAGCTACTTAGTTAGTTATGAGGTGAACTCTTCATTGGCTGAGTTGAGGCATCTCAAGTACCTGGACTTGAGTCAGAATGATTTTGGAGGAAGCCGGTTCCCTGAGTTCATTGGATCCTTCAAACAGCTGATGTACCTCAATCTCTCTGCTGCTGGTTTTCAAGGTATTATTCCTCCCCACATTGGAAATCTTTCTAATTTAAAGGTTTTGGATCTCAGTTGGAATGATGAGCTGATGTCAGATGATATGTCATGGACTTTTGGCGTTACATCACTCGAGCATCTCGACTTGAGTGATGTGGATCTTGGCGGAGCAAAGAACATGGGCATGGTGCTTTACAATCTTCCTTCGTTAAAAGAGTTAAGTTTGCGTGGTTGTGGACTTTCCAATGTCCATCTTGGTCCTTTTCTTAATTCAAGTAGAATTCTTGCCAACATAAAACACCTTGATCTTGGCTCCAATTCTTTCAAAGGTCCACTCCCTGGATTCTTCCGAAACATGACATCCCTTGAATTTCTGGATCTTTCTGGTTTTAGTCTTAGTTTGGCATGGAACTTTGCAAACTTGCTAAACATGATCCCTTCCTCTTTATCAGAGCTGCATTTTTCAAGTTGTTGGCTAGATAATAAGACTTTTCTATCTTCCGCTCATTTTAATATCAGTATGCTTTCTAACATCCAACACCTGGATCTTAGCCGAAATTCAATTGAAGGCATATTTCCATCTGTTTTCAGTAACATGAgttccttaagagtccttgatcTCTCAGGAAACATGCTGCATTCTTCGGTTCCTATTATGGCTAACCTTCTAGAGCTTGATCTCTCTGTTAACCAGTTTAAGAATATTGAGGATGTTGGAATCTGGAGACAGTGTCACCTGAAACAGTTGTTTGCATTGAGGAATCCTTTTGAAATAGAAAGGATTGACCCACCGCAAAACGTTTCAGAATGCTCCCAATATGCTTTGGAGTGGTTGGATTTAAGTGGGTGTTTGAATGGTACGATTCCAGAAGCATTTGGAAGACTAACCAATTTAAGACACTTAGATCTATCAATGAGCAGTTTGACAGGTCCAATCCCCGAATCTCTAGGAAGATTAAGATATTTAGAAGAATTATATTTATCTCATAACCGGTTAACCGGTCCCATTCCTACATTCCTTGGGAATCTTTCCAGACTTGACCTTTCTTATAACCAATTGAATGGTTCAATTCCAGAATCCTTTGGAAATCTTGCAGCTTTAGAATCTTTGTATCTACAATCCAATCACTTAACAGGCCCCATCCCAGCATCTCTAGGAAGACTTGTTTCATTACAAGAAATTAGGATGTCTTCAAATTTGTTAAATGGGACTATTCCGGTTTCCATTGGGCAACTTGCCGAACTCAGTTTGCTAGATATCTCAGACAATTCTTTAGAAGGAGTAGTTTCTGAAGCCCATTTTGCTAACCTTGCGATGTTGAGTGCCTTGGATGCTTCTTCTAACACCAAGTTGACATTCAATGTTTCATGTGAGTGGATTCCTCCATTCCAATTGCGATTTCTTTATCTCGGTTCTTGCAATATTGCAAATGGATTTCCGCAGTGGCTACGAAATCAAAGGGAGCTCTCTGAGTTAGTGTTGTCGAATGCTTCAATTTCGGGACCTCTGCCCACATGGTTGCGGAAGATGCCTGTCATTGCTTTCTTGGATCTCTCTCACAACAAACTCAGCGGACCATTGAAAAACCTTCCAGAAATAGAATGGGAATTAATACTAGCAAATAACATTTTCAATGAGTCGATTCCAAGGTCCTTGTGCAGATGGACAAATTTGAAATATCTTGATCTTTCCAGAAATAGGTTAACAGGGAAAATTCCCAAGTGTCTCCAGAATCTATTATGGCTGGAAACCATGAGATTTGGTTCAAATTTGCTTTCAGGTGTCATTCCAAGTTATATAGCAAATAATCATTCATCATTGTATTGGTTAACATTGAATGGCAATAACTTCATTGGTGAACTTCCTCGAGAGTTGGGGAATTTACGAGCTTTAAGAGTGTTAGATGTGGGTGATAATCAACTGTTCGGAAACATACCCCACTGGATCGGAGAAAAGCTGACAGATTTGATGGTTTTAAGGTTACATGGGAATAAATTCACTGGGGAAATTCCAGAATCTTTGTGCAAAATGTCGAAACTTCAAATTTTGGATGTTGCACACAACAACTTCACAGGTATCATCCCTCATTGCCTAAGAGAGTTGAGTGCCATGGTTAAGGGTGCAGAACAGCGGTATAATGACACTCTTGATCCCAACGAGAATGTGATTCAGGTGATGAAAGGTGTTGATCTTGAATATACAAAAACTTGGGATATAGTTTTCAACATGGACCTTTCGAGCAATAAACTTGTAGGAGAAATTCCGGTCAACCTCACAGCACTTTCTATGCTGATTGGTCTGAATCTGTCAAATAATCATCTCAGTGGGATGATTCCAGAAAACATTGGGAACATGACGAGGTTAGAATCTCTCGATTTATCTGGAAACAAGTTGACCGGGATGATCCCTCCAAGCATGGCAGCTTTGACTTTTTTGAGCCATCTGAATCTGTCACACAACAACTTGTCGGGACGAATTCCAACAGGCCATCAGTTGCAGACCCTTATTTATGATCCATCAATATATGCTGGGAACGAAGATCTTTGTGGACCTCCATTGCCAAACAATTGCTCAGATCATCAAGACCCAACAACAACAGCAAAGCCCAAGAAGAAACATAAAGCAGCTGACAAGTCGATCAAGGTATGGTGGTTTTACCTAGATATTATGAGTGGTTTTGCAACAGGGTTTTGGGGTGTTATTGGAGTTCTGTTGTTGAAGAAGCACTGGAGACACAAGATTTTCATGTTTGCTGATGAAACTGTGGACAAGATATACGTTGCAATCGTGGTAAGAGTTGCCAAGATGAAGAGAGGACAAGAAGCCACATAG